Below is a window of Candidatus Didemnitutus sp. DNA.
CGTCTACGGTCTGGCGTGGGAATCCGCCGACGCCGAGATCCGCGAGTGGCTGACCGACCGTATCGAATACGACTTCCCGCTCTACACCCACGAGCATGTGAAACGCCGGTTCGAGCTCGGCGGCCTGCGGCACTACACGAACGTTTTCGTCCGGCCGCTGTTTCTCGCGCCCGGCGAGCGGCGCAACTTCTCCGCCTTCGTCTGCCACGCCCCCGATCTCGCTGCGGTGCGCGCGAAGCTCGCCCATCTCTCCGCGCAGCTTCGCGGTGAGCTCGATGCGAGCCGTTCCACCGTGCCGCCGCACACCGCTGCGGGCCGCACCTACGCCTACGGAATCGAACGTCTCGCCGCCACCGTCGCGACCAATGTCGTCTATCCGGTTCGCCGCCGCGGGAAATTCATCCGGCACTACACCCCGGGCCGCTGGTGGGATTCACTCTACACGTGGGACTCGGGCTTCATCGGCCTGGGCCTGCTCGAACTCGATCCGGCCCGCTCGGTCGACAATCTCGCCGCCTATCTCTCGCGCGCCGACGAGGATGCCGCCTTCACCTTTCACGGCAGTCCCGTCCCGGTGCAGATCTATCAGCTGCACGCGCTCTGGAATCGCACGCAGGACACCGCGCTGCTCCGCCGCTTCTTCGCGCCCGCGCGCCGCATGCATCGCTTCCTCGCGGGACGCAGCGAGGGTTCGACCACACGCAACCTCGGTTCCGGCCTGTTGCGCACCTGGGACTATTTCTACAATTCCGGCGGCTGGGACGACTATCCTCCGCAGAAATTCATCCGCGGCACGGCGCTGACCGCAGGCACCACCCCCGTCGTCAACACCGCGCACGCCATCCGCACCGCGAAGATCCTGCGCGCCCTCGCACCGCTGCTCGATGAGCCGGCCGCCGAGTTCGATCGCGACATCGCCGAATTTTCCGCCGCCCTCCAAAGTCACGCGTGGGACGCGGCCAGCGGCTGGTTCAGCTACGTGCGGCACGACGCCCACGGCGCTCCGCTCGGCCCGCTGCAACATGACAGCGGCACGAACTTCAACCGCGGGCTCGACGGCATCTACCCGCTCGTCGCCGGCATCTGCACCGCAGCGCAACGCACGCTCTTTCTCGAGCGGTTGCGCGACCGGCGCGTGTTTTGGACCGACGTCGGCCTCACCACCGTGGACCAAAGCGCCCCGTATTACCGCGACGACGGCTACTGGAACGGCACCGTTTGGTTTCCGCATCAGTGGTTCTTCTGGAAGACCCTGCTCGATCTCGGCGAAGGCGATCTCGCGTGGCAGGTCGCGGAGACGGCACTGCGCACCTGGGAGCACGAAGTGCGCGCCACCGGGTGTTGTTTCGAACACTTCATCGTGCGAAGCGGACGCGGCGCCGGCTGGCACCAGTTCGCCGGACTCACGCCGCCGCTGCTCAGCTGGTTCGCCGCGTATTTCCGCCCCGGCGCGGTGACCGGCGGGCACGACTGCCTGGTCCTCGATCATCAGGCGACGGCAGCCCGCCTCCGGACCCGCCTCCGATTTCCGCCCAACAGCACCACGACCCCGATCGTGCTCGCGGTCGTCGATGCCGCCGCCGACACCGCACGCTGGAACGGCCGGCGCGTGCCGGCGCGGTCGCGCGCACCGGGCACGCTCGAGATCGCGTTGCCCGCGAACGCCGGCGAGGGAACGCTCGAGATCGGCTGAACGCCCGCCGATACCCAGCGCGGAGACCCGCCAATATCCTCGCTGCCCGACTGCGACGTGCCTACGTCTTGCCGCACCGGTATGCGCCCGCGAACCCGACTCTCACTCCTTGTCCTGCTGTGCGCTACCCTCGGCTTCGCTCAGGGGGCGATGCCTGCTTTCTCCGGTGCCGAAGGTTTCGGCACGGATACGCCCGGTGGCCGCGGGGGTCAGGTCATCGCGGTCACCACGCTCGGCCCCGATGGGCCCGGCAGCCTCGCCGCCGCGCTCCGCGCGAAAGGTCCGCGCATCGTCGTGTTTCGCGTCGGCGGCACGATCCGCCTCGCGCGCGATCTCAATCTCGACGAACCGTTCGTGACCATCGCCGGCCAGACCGCGCCCGGCGACGGCATTTGCATCCGCGGCGGAGCCCTCCGCATCCGCACGCACGACGTCGTCGTGCGTCACCTTCGCTTCCGCGTCGGCGACGATCTCGCGGGCCCCGATCCCGACAATCGCGACGGCATCGGCATCGGCAATCCGCGTGAACCGGTCCACCACATCGTGATCGACCACTGTTCCATCAGCTGGGCAATCGACGAGAACGTCTCCCTCTGGCACCCATGCCACGACATCACGGTCCAGTGGTGCCTGATCGCCGAATCGCTCGAGCACAGCCTCCACCCGAAGGGCGCGCATGGCATGGGGCTGCTCGTCGGCGACCATGCGCAACGCGTCTCGGTCCACCACAATCTTTTCGCCCACAACCAGGACCGCAACCCGCTCCTCAAAGGCGATACCTCCGCCGAAGTGGTCGACAACGTCGTCTACAACTGGCGCTGGTTCGCGACGGGCCTCACCGACCTCGAGGGCAGCGGAGTGCAACGCGCCGACATCGTCGGCAACACCTATCTGCCCGGCCCGCAAACGCGCAACCGTTTCGGCGTGGGTCTCGAAAAGACCGTCCGCACCGGCTCCGTGGTTTTTCTGCGCGACAACACCGTCGAAGGCATTTCCGCCGACGGCGCGCGCGGCGAGGAGTGGAAAATCGTCGTCTCGCGCGCGCCCTTCGATGGACGCTCCCCCATGCCGACAATGCCCGCCAGCGGCCTCGCCTCCGAACCCGCCGTCGACGCATTTCCCCGCGTGCTCGCGCAGGCGGGCGCAGTGCTCCCACGCCGCGATGCCGTCGACACGCGCATTGTCGCTGCGGTGCGCGGACGCACCGGGCGCATGATCGACTCCCCACGCGACGTCGGCGGTTGGCCCCTCTACCATTCAGCGCCGCCGCCACTCGATGCAGATGGCGACGGAATCCCGGACGATTGGGAGCGGGCCAACGGCCTCGATCCGCGGGATGCGCGCGATGGCTCCACCACCGCGCCCGACGGTTTCACGTGGCTCGAGCACTACCTCGCGTCCCTCGACCCCTCGGACTGAGAGGCCGGCGACGCGTCAGCCAAAGATCGGCCGCAGCGCTCCGCTGAGCGCGTTTTGCCTCGCCTGCGATGTGCGATAAAGCTTCGCGCGTGCCTTGTCCGGCACGCAACGGCTCGACTCGTCGAGCGCCACGGTTCGCGCACAGAGCGCCGCGAGATCGAGTTTCTCACCGCGCCGCTGTGCATCGCACCACGCCGCTTGCAACGCCCCGCCGAGCGCCGCGCCTTCGTCCTCGACCATCTTCACGACGGGCACGCCGAACACGTCGGCCATGATCTGGCGCCACGCGGCGGACTTCGCGCCGCCGCCGGTGAGACGGATCTCGCGTGGCTTGATGCCGAGTTGGTCAAGGCGTTGCAGGCCGTAGTTCATCCCCATCGTCACGCCCTCCATCGCCGCGCGCATGAGGTGCCCGGGCGTCGTGTTGTGTCGCGTGACGCCGTAAAGCACACCCCGTCCGTTCGGCAGATTCGGCGTCCGCTCGCCGTCGAAATAAGGCAGCAACAACAACCCGTCCGCACCCGCCGGCGTCGCCGCGACCGCCGCCTCCATCGCGGCGTGATCGGCGCCGAAGAGCTGACGCATCTGCTCGGTGACGAGCGTGACATTCATCGTGCACAGCAACGGCAGCCAGCCGCCGGTCGACGAACAGAACGCCGCAATTTCGCCCTGCGGATCGACGACCGGCTGCTTCGCGAAGGCGTAGATCGTGCCGCTCGTGCCAAACGACGCCGTGACGACACCGGGCGCGACATTGCCGGTGCCGATCGCGCCCATCATGTTGTCGCCGCCGCCGGCCGAAACCACGACGTCAGCGCCGAAACCCCAGCGTTGCGCCAACTCGGCTTTCAGCGTGCCGGCCGCGGCGCGCGAGTCGGAAATCGGCGGCAGACAGTCGATCAGCTTGCGATCGATCGCCGCACACACCTTCGCCGACCAGCGGCGCCGGCGCACGTCGAACAGCGCCGTGCCCGAGGCGTCACCGGCTTCCATGAAATACTGTCCCGCGAGGTGGAAATTAAGGAAATCGTGCGGCAGCAACACGTGGCGCAGCTTTCTGAAGTTCGCCGGCTCGTGTCGTTTCAACCAAAGGATCTTGCCGGCGGTGTAGCCGGGCAGGAACGGCAAGCCGGTTTCGCGGATGACCGCTTTCGCACCGCCGAGCTTCCTCGTCAGCAAAGCGCACTCGGATGCGGTCGACGTATCGCACCAGAGCTTCGCCGGGCGGATGACCGCACCGTGCTCGTCGAGCGGCACGAAGCCGTGTTGCTGGCCCGAGATGCCGATGCCACGCACGCGCAGCGCGTCGATTTTCGCCGCGACCGCTCCGATCACGTGCTCCATCGCCGCCGCCCATTCCTGCGGGTGCTGTTCCATGTGACCGGGCGGCAGCCCGGCGATGAGTTGGTGGGGGGCGCGCGCTTCCGCGATCACGCGACCGGTTGTAAGGTCGAGCGCCACGCACTTCGTGCTTTGCGTGCCGCTGTCGATGCCAAGGTAGATGCTCATGGAGAAAATTATCAGCGCCGCGCCGGGATCGGACACGACGCTCCGTCGAACCAGGTGCCCTCGACAAAGGTCGTGGTTGGGATCGACGGCACGCCGAATTTGTTGTGATGCAGCTGGCCGGCGAGAATCTCGACTGCAAGCGCACCGACGGTCTCGTAGTTTTGACGGACGCCTGCGAACTTCCCATCGAAGCTGTCGAGGAATACGTCCACGAGCGCCACGTCGCGCGGCACGCGGAGCTTCATCGCGGCGAGGCACGGTTGCACGAACGAGGCTTTCGCTATGATCACTTCGGGCCGGTGGCGCTCATACCACTCCTGAAAACGGTCGAGCGGCGCGACCACGTCGGTCTTCGACTCGTTCATCCAGTCCTCGATCGGCTCCGCATCGGGGAAGAGCAGCATCGGCACGCGGTCACGCGTCGGCAGGTTCGCCTGCTCACAGAGAAAGCCAGCCGACCACAAGTGATCCACGCTGTAGTTCCAGCCGCGGTGCATGACGAAGCCGATGCGTCGGTAACCCGCCGCGATGACGCGCTGCATCGCGAGGCGGATGATGCTGCATTGGTCGTTGGTGACGTTGTGCAGCTCGGGCTTGTGCGGGAAATAGTCGATTTTTACCGCGCTGAAGCGCTGCCACTCGAAGTGGATCGAGTCGTCCGCCTCGCGCTGGTGCGAAGCGATGATGACGCCGTTGATGCCGCGTGCCGCAAGGATGCCGCTGAGCCGGCCGTGCGTGAGGCCCGGCTCGCGCATCCAGAAATGCTCGAGCTTGTAGCCGAGTTCCTCGGCCTTCGCCTTCGCGCCCTCGTAGAAGTTTGGGTGCGCGGTGACTTTCTTCCAACCGACCGCCGAGTCCCAGTTCGTCACGTAAGCGAGCGTCGACGGCGAGCGGCGCTCCATGTTGCGGCCGCGGTAGGCGACCAGCGCGCGCAACAGCGGATCGGGCGTGTAGCCCATCTTGCGCGCGAGATCCTGCAGGCGCTCGCGCGTCTCGGGCGGCAGACGCGGGTGGTTGCGGAGCGCGAGGGAGACAGTGGTGACGTGCACGCCCGCGGCTTTCGCGACGTCAGCGAGCGTGGTGCGGCGATCGTTCATGGGGTGCGGGGTGCAGCGGCTCTTGTCTCGCGCGAGAGCACACGGCGGGCAAGCGCTCCTCAAGTCTAATGTTAGTTCCCGGGGGTGATTGTGCAACGACGCGACTCCCGAAAATGTCGCCGTCGTCCCGGTTCGCTGCTACCCATCTCACTCTGTCATGAAGAAATCCCCCGAGCATTTCCGCGGCATCGGCCGCATCCCCTACGAAGGCCCGCGCTCTGGCACGGCGCTCGCGTTCAAGCACTACGACCCCACCGAACGCATCGACGGCAAA
It encodes the following:
- the xylB gene encoding xylulokinase is translated as MSIYLGIDSGTQSTKCVALDLTTGRVIAEARAPHQLIAGLPPGHMEQHPQEWAAAMEHVIGAVAAKIDALRVRGIGISGQQHGFVPLDEHGAVIRPAKLWCDTSTASECALLTRKLGGAKAVIRETGLPFLPGYTAGKILWLKRHEPANFRKLRHVLLPHDFLNFHLAGQYFMEAGDASGTALFDVRRRRWSAKVCAAIDRKLIDCLPPISDSRAAAGTLKAELAQRWGFGADVVVSAGGGDNMMGAIGTGNVAPGVVTASFGTSGTIYAFAKQPVVDPQGEIAAFCSSTGGWLPLLCTMNVTLVTEQMRQLFGADHAAMEAAVAATPAGADGLLLLPYFDGERTPNLPNGRGVLYGVTRHNTTPGHLMRAAMEGVTMGMNYGLQRLDQLGIKPREIRLTGGGAKSAAWRQIMADVFGVPVVKMVEDEGAALGGALQAAWCDAQRRGEKLDLAALCARTVALDESSRCVPDKARAKLYRTSQARQNALSGALRPIFG
- a CDS encoding LacI family DNA-binding transcriptional regulator, with the translated sequence MNDRRTTLADVAKAAGVHVTTVSLALRNHPRLPPETRERLQDLARKMGYTPDPLLRALVAYRGRNMERRSPSTLAYVTNWDSAVGWKKVTAHPNFYEGAKAKAEELGYKLEHFWMREPGLTHGRLSGILAARGINGVIIASHQREADDSIHFEWQRFSAVKIDYFPHKPELHNVTNDQCSIIRLAMQRVIAAGYRRIGFVMHRGWNYSVDHLWSAGFLCEQANLPTRDRVPMLLFPDAEPIEDWMNESKTDVVAPLDRFQEWYERHRPEVIIAKASFVQPCLAAMKLRVPRDVALVDVFLDSFDGKFAGVRQNYETVGALAVEILAGQLHHNKFGVPSIPTTTFVEGTWFDGASCPIPARR